The following proteins are co-located in the Apium graveolens cultivar Ventura chromosome 5, ASM990537v1, whole genome shotgun sequence genome:
- the LOC141659754 gene encoding protein FAR1-RELATED SEQUENCE 5-like has translation MDSSPVNDSNTVANVDDDACWRYHSMMNLKNYSVAAINPELASRVSDNTVGPVKKRRTISGKCECREKLQLKICLIGYEVSRFEDDHNHPLAIDSENPFLRVNRCMTAILRNFAFNVASSNTVPVRAFNFLKSLRGSYVDVGAIAIDFKNWMRDIKISIGKNDANLILQKFKDKKETLDNTFFYDYETDSNGYLTRLFWADLEGQRSYDVFGDVLSFDATYRTNK, from the exons ATGGATTCATCTCCAG TAAATGACAGTAATACAGTTGCTAATGTCGACGATGATGCTTGTTGGAGATACCACTCGATGATGAATTTGAAAAACTATTCGGTGGCGGCAATCAATCCTGAATTG GCTTCTCGTGTATCTGATAATACAGTGGGACCTGTTAAAAAAAGGCGAACCATTTCAGGTAAATGTGAGTGTAGGGAAAAACTTCAACTGAAGATTTGTTTGATTGGTTATGAGGTTTCCCGTTTTGAAGACGATCACAACCATCCTCTTGCTATTGATTCAGAAAATCCATTTCTTCGTGTTAATAg GTGTATGACTGCCATTCTTAGGAATTTTGCATTTAATGTTGCATCTTCTAATACTGTTCCTGTAAGGGcttttaattttctaaaatcACTCCGTGGCTCATATGTTGATGTTGGAGCGATTGCGATTGATTTTAAAAATTGGATGAGAGACATCAAGATCTCCATCGGAAAGAATGACGCCAATTTGATTCTTCAGAAGTTTAAAGATAAAAAAGAAACGTTAGATAACACATTCTTTTATGATTATGAAACAGATTCAAATGGTTATCTGACCCGTCTTTTCTGGGCTGATTTGGAAGGTCAGAGAAGTTATGATGTTTTTGGAGATGTTCTTTCGTTTGACGCAACTTATCGAACAAACAAGTAA
- the LOC141723326 gene encoding NADH dehydrogenase [ubiquinone] iron-sulfur protein 4, mitochondrial-like: MASSMHRIVSHARCAHRTNVLQLSKHFSTSESLVEYKPGEIGTVSGIPDEHLVRKVVIYSPARTASQQGSGKTGKWKINFVSTQKWENPLMGWTSSGDPYSHVGESALNFDSEDAAKSFAERHGWEYAVKKRQTPLLKIKTYAENFKWKGLPETQ, translated from the exons ATGGCGAGCTCTATGCATCGAATTGTGAGCCACGCGCGCTGTGCGCATCGAACCAATGTGTTGCAGTTATCGAAACACTTCTCTACATCTGAATCTTTAGTTGAATACAAACCTGGTGAGATCGGTACTGTTTCTGGTATTCCAGACGAGCATCTTGTAAGAAAG GTTGTAATATATTCACCTGCTAGAACTGCTTCTCAGCAAGGATCAGGAAAAACTGGAAAGTGGAAAATTAATTTTGTCTCGACCCAAAA ATGGGAAAATCCTTTGATGGGCTGGACATCTAGTGGAGACCCCTACTCCCATGTAGGTGAATCTGCGCTGAATTTCGACAGTGAAGATGCTGCGAAATCATTTGCAGAAAGGCATGGCTGGGAATATGCG GTTAAGAAGCGTCAAACACCTCTATTAAAG ATTAAGACATATGCAGAAAACTTCAAGTGGAAGGGCCTTCCTGAAACACAATAA
- the LOC141659755 gene encoding uncharacterized protein LOC141659755 encodes MSASKIEIPLKVLIHKQEERVVLAETNSDFVDILFSFLTLPMGTIVRLLSSHVNASQPEAIGIFSNLYGSIANLEDTYFASVACKDVLLNTRNSAEALCEKLKVNIDGDNPIDYFTCVDHNCTGYLSISRFVRCSKCSKLLNRRAYFHDTTSGDQQGVFVQPTASFIVMDDLHVIPNIPALTLALVENSGVTDFGVLEEKTFQIGHTEILDLLKYSILSKTPLTSSKLAESITVIYFSFNQWPQAFDTDRAIQKYSDEEAKGR; translated from the exons ATGTCAGCCTCAAAAATTGAAATTCCATTGAAAGTGTTGATTCATAAACAAGAGGAAAGAGTAGTACTTGCGGAAACAAACAGTGATTTTGTTGATATTCTGTTCAGTTTCCTCACGTTGCCAATGGGGACGATTGTTAGACTCCTGTCTAGTCATGTTAATGCTTCACAGCCAGAGGCCATTGGGATCTTTAGTAATTTATATGGAAGCATTGCAAATCTTGAAGACACGTATTTTGCatcagtagcatgcaaagatGTGCTGCTCAATACAAGAAACTCAGCAGAAGCCCTTTGTGAAAAACTTAAAGTCAATATTGATGGAGATAATCCAATCGATTATTTTACTTGTGTGGATCACAACTGTACAGGTTATTTAAGCATCAGCAGATTTGTAAGATGCAGCAAATGCAGCAAGTTGTTGAACAGGAGAGCTTACTTCCATGACACAACTTCAGGAGATCAACAAGGAGTATTTGTTCAGCCTACTGCATCATTTATCGTGATGGATGACTTGCATGTAATCCCTAATATTCCCGCGTTAACACTTGCATTGGTAGAAAATTCTGGAGTCACTGATTTTGGAGTACTCGAAGAGAAGACTTTTCAAATTGGACACACCGAG ATACTTGATTTGCTCAAGTACTCAATTCTGTCAAAGACTCCCCTAACAA GCTCTAAACTTGCTGAGAGCATCACTGTTATCTACTTCAGTTTTAACCAATGGCCTCAAGCATTTGATACGGACCGAGCCATCCAAAAATACAGTGATGAAGAAGCCAAAGGAAGATAA